From Aerosticca soli, a single genomic window includes:
- the edd gene encoding phosphogluconate dehydratase, whose protein sequence is MTEPNPTVAEVTRRLVERSRATRAAYLQRIDAAGRSDGPRRAALSCGNLAHGFAACAAPDKAALREGRGPNLGIVTAYNDMLSAHQPYERYPALIREMARRHGATAQVAGGVPAMCDGITQGRAGMELSLFSRDVVAMATAIALSHDMFDGALYLGICDKIVPGLFIGAMSFGHLPGAFVPSGPMPSGIPNEQKSKVRQAYAEGKATREELLEAEAASYHAPGTCTFYGTANSNQMLMEIMGLQLPGSSFVAPDTPLRDALTAAAVARVAAMAEPNGAEHLPLGRLIDERSIINGVVGLHATGGSTNHLLHLVSMARAAGIELRWEDFDALSAAVPLLARVYPNGYADVNQFHAAGGMAFLIDQLLAAGLLHADVHTVAGPGLERYTQVPALDDGGALKGSPVAKTSGNRGVLRGIDEPFRADGGLRLLDGNIGRAVIKVSSVPEDRMLIEAPAVVFHDQDDVRRAFERGELDRDFVAVVRFQGPRAIGMPELHKLTPTLAVLQDRGHRVALLTDGRMSGASGRVPAAIHVTPEAVAGGAIARIRDGDMIRLDAAHGRLDVLVDADAWAAREPATADLSAHQHGMGRELFKLFRDNAMSADQGAGVL, encoded by the coding sequence ATGACCGAGCCAAACCCCACCGTCGCCGAGGTGACCCGGCGTCTCGTCGAGCGCAGCCGCGCCACGCGCGCGGCCTATTTGCAGCGCATCGACGCCGCCGGACGCAGCGACGGGCCGCGGCGGGCCGCGCTGTCGTGCGGCAATCTCGCCCACGGCTTCGCCGCCTGCGCCGCGCCCGACAAGGCCGCGCTGCGCGAGGGTCGCGGGCCGAACCTCGGCATCGTCACCGCCTACAACGACATGCTCTCGGCGCATCAGCCCTACGAGCGCTATCCGGCACTGATCCGCGAGATGGCGCGCCGGCATGGCGCCACCGCGCAGGTCGCCGGCGGCGTGCCGGCGATGTGCGACGGCATCACGCAAGGGCGTGCGGGCATGGAGCTGTCGCTGTTCTCGCGCGACGTGGTCGCCATGGCCACCGCCATTGCGCTCTCGCACGACATGTTCGACGGCGCGCTTTACCTCGGCATCTGCGACAAGATCGTGCCGGGGCTGTTCATCGGGGCGATGAGCTTCGGCCACCTGCCCGGCGCGTTCGTGCCATCCGGGCCGATGCCGAGCGGCATTCCCAACGAGCAGAAGTCCAAGGTGCGCCAGGCCTACGCCGAGGGCAAGGCCACACGCGAGGAGCTGCTCGAAGCGGAAGCGGCCTCGTATCACGCGCCCGGCACCTGCACCTTCTACGGCACCGCCAATTCCAACCAGATGCTGATGGAGATCATGGGCCTGCAGCTGCCCGGCTCCAGCTTCGTCGCACCGGACACGCCGCTGCGCGACGCGCTCACCGCCGCGGCGGTGGCGCGCGTGGCGGCGATGGCCGAGCCGAACGGCGCGGAGCATCTGCCGCTCGGCCGGCTGATCGACGAGCGCAGCATCATCAACGGCGTGGTCGGCCTGCACGCCACCGGCGGCTCTACCAACCACCTGCTGCACCTGGTGTCGATGGCGCGCGCGGCCGGCATCGAGCTGCGCTGGGAGGATTTCGACGCGCTGTCCGCCGCGGTGCCGCTCCTGGCGCGGGTGTATCCCAACGGCTATGCCGACGTGAACCAGTTCCACGCCGCCGGCGGCATGGCCTTCCTGATCGACCAGCTGCTTGCCGCCGGGCTGCTGCATGCGGACGTGCACACCGTCGCCGGACCCGGGCTCGAACGCTATACGCAGGTGCCCGCGCTGGACGACGGCGGCGCGCTCAAGGGGTCGCCGGTCGCCAAGACCAGCGGCAACCGCGGCGTGCTGCGCGGCATCGACGAGCCGTTCCGCGCCGATGGCGGTCTGCGCCTGCTCGACGGCAACATCGGCCGCGCGGTGATCAAGGTTTCCTCGGTGCCGGAGGACCGCATGCTGATCGAGGCGCCGGCGGTGGTCTTCCACGACCAGGACGACGTCCGCCGCGCCTTCGAGCGTGGCGAGCTCGATCGCGACTTCGTCGCCGTGGTGCGCTTCCAGGGCCCGCGCGCGATCGGCATGCCGGAACTGCACAAGCTCACGCCCACACTCGCCGTGCTGCAGGATCGCGGCCACCGCGTCGCCCTGCTCACCGACGGGCGCATGTCCGGCGCCTCCGGCCGCGTGCCGGCGGCAATCCACGTGACCCCGGAGGCCGTCGCCGGCGGCGCGATCGCCAGGATCCGCGACGGCGACATGATCCGCCTCGATGCCGCGCATGGACGTCTGGACGTCCTCGTCGATGCGGACGCCTGGGCCGCGCGCGAACCCGCCACCGCCGATCTTTCCGCACACCAGCACGGGATGGGCCGCGAACTGTTCAAGCTGTTCCGCGACAACGCCATGAGCGCCGACCAGGGCGCAGGAGTGCTTTGA
- a CDS encoding tetratricopeptide repeat-containing sulfotransferase family protein, whose amino-acid sequence MTILDKARIAIERKEWDSALRLLTECLQKDPFDAESNILIADVLFSAGHFKASSAPLLTATQRLPKNAPLVMALIQHLIARGEIKHARYCLDFIAGASIPPPGLMLALAHIYFMLGEINKALSLTKKIIATGAMSPKLFHLHAMLLQFTGDIEGAESIIIRCFDAWPVHGDAITLLVNLKKQTLEKNHLDLINIGLDTLEKNASARTSFDMAQYKHALFKSYDDLGSYDRAWQALSECNQIMHGLNPYNKVAEEDMTDALINMPRIEQKNIARHSGPMPIFIVGMPRSGTTLLDRILSSHSQVQSAGELIEFWRQLHWVADVIPAANKSMLEVIRRAAHIDYPELAWRYLHNTQWLAQGKDFYIDKLPANLQLLPFIRATFPDAPIIHIIRDPIDTCFSNYKAFFGNASSYSYDLKALAHYYGQYKKISSAWRRRMDQEILEINYSDLVTAPNKTISSILAYCRLPFEDNCLHPELNQSPVATPSSVQVRESIHNRNSNSWMNYASHLDDFINEILD is encoded by the coding sequence ATGACGATATTGGATAAGGCCAGAATTGCCATCGAGAGAAAAGAATGGGACAGCGCATTGCGATTATTAACCGAATGCTTACAAAAAGATCCTTTTGATGCAGAATCCAATATTCTCATAGCCGATGTTTTGTTCAGCGCAGGGCATTTTAAGGCATCAAGCGCTCCATTGCTTACAGCGACTCAGCGACTCCCAAAAAATGCTCCGCTGGTCATGGCATTGATTCAGCACTTGATCGCACGAGGTGAAATAAAACACGCTCGATATTGCCTGGATTTTATTGCTGGCGCCTCGATCCCGCCCCCTGGACTGATGCTGGCACTGGCTCACATATATTTCATGCTTGGTGAAATCAATAAAGCCCTTTCCCTTACGAAAAAGATCATAGCTACCGGCGCGATGTCGCCAAAGTTATTTCACCTTCACGCCATGCTTTTGCAATTTACAGGCGACATTGAAGGAGCTGAATCGATTATAATCCGCTGTTTCGATGCCTGGCCAGTGCATGGCGACGCCATTACGCTTTTGGTTAATCTTAAAAAGCAAACCCTCGAAAAAAACCACCTCGATCTTATAAATATCGGCCTAGACACACTCGAGAAGAACGCCTCTGCAAGAACAAGTTTCGATATGGCGCAGTACAAACATGCATTGTTCAAAAGCTACGATGACCTAGGCTCCTACGATCGCGCCTGGCAGGCACTTTCGGAATGCAATCAGATTATGCACGGACTGAATCCTTACAATAAGGTTGCTGAGGAGGACATGACCGACGCCTTGATCAATATGCCTCGCATCGAACAAAAAAATATTGCAAGGCACTCAGGCCCAATGCCTATTTTCATCGTTGGCATGCCAAGGTCCGGCACCACATTACTGGACCGCATTCTTTCCAGTCATTCGCAGGTTCAGTCCGCAGGGGAACTCATCGAGTTTTGGCGCCAATTGCATTGGGTGGCTGACGTAATACCCGCCGCGAACAAAAGCATGCTGGAAGTAATAAGGCGTGCCGCGCATATTGACTACCCAGAACTAGCATGGCGTTACCTGCACAATACACAGTGGCTTGCCCAAGGCAAGGATTTTTACATCGATAAACTGCCTGCAAATTTGCAGCTACTTCCATTCATTCGCGCCACATTTCCCGATGCCCCCATAATACATATTATTCGCGACCCCATAGATACATGTTTTTCGAATTATAAGGCTTTCTTTGGAAACGCATCATCTTACAGCTATGACCTCAAGGCCCTTGCACATTATTATGGGCAATATAAAAAAATTTCCTCGGCGTGGCGCCGACGCATGGATCAAGAAATTCTGGAAATCAATTATAGCGATCTTGTCACCGCCCCCAACAAAACCATCTCTTCAATACTCGCATATTGCCGACTGCCGTTTGAGGATAACTGTCTGCATCCTGAACTCAACCAATCACCGGTTGCCACTCCAAGCAGCGTACAGGTTCGGGAGTCCATCCATAACCGAAACTCCAATAGTTGGATGAATTACGCCTCACATCTAGACGATTTTATAAATGAAATTCTTGATTGA
- the zwf gene encoding glucose-6-phosphate dehydrogenase gives MNSPASHVDPFDLVIFGGTGDLAMRKLLPALLHRYVDGQIPEGTRVIGVAREQLDDDGYRAHAREALGERPQLDAFLKLLHYRPLDARKDDGWQAFAEMLDAEPGHVRVFYLSTSPELFEDICNRLGSHGLNRGQSRVVLEKPIGHDLASASHINDAVGRVFDESQIFRIDHYLGKETVQNLLVLRFGNALFEPLWNAGHIDHVQITVAETLGVGRRGAYYDRSGALRDMVQNHMLQLLCMVAMEPPASLSPDAVRDEKLKVLHALKPIDGRNAMQLTVRGQYRAGVVDGQKVPGYQEDLGGKPSDTETFVALKAEIGNWRWAGVPFYLRTGKRLAQRVSEIVVAFKSVPHSIFDATVPLAQNRLVLRLQPDEGVKLWLTIKHPGPGGLRLRHVPLDMSFAEAFGVQQPDAYERLLLDVVRGNPTLFMRRDEVEAAWRWADPILAAWAASGEAPRPYAAGSWGPTAAVALIERDGRTWNEDSE, from the coding sequence ATGAACAGTCCCGCTTCGCATGTCGACCCCTTCGATCTGGTGATCTTCGGCGGCACCGGCGACCTTGCCATGCGCAAGCTGCTGCCCGCGCTGCTGCACCGCTATGTCGACGGTCAGATTCCCGAAGGAACGCGCGTCATCGGCGTGGCCCGCGAGCAGCTGGACGACGACGGCTATCGCGCCCATGCGCGCGAGGCGCTGGGCGAGCGGCCGCAACTCGATGCGTTCCTCAAGCTGCTGCACTACCGCCCGCTGGATGCGCGCAAGGACGACGGCTGGCAGGCATTTGCCGAGATGCTCGATGCCGAGCCCGGCCACGTGCGGGTGTTCTACCTTTCCACGTCGCCGGAGCTGTTCGAGGACATCTGCAACCGCTTGGGCAGCCACGGCCTCAATCGCGGCCAGTCGCGCGTGGTGCTGGAAAAGCCGATCGGCCACGATCTGGCCAGCGCCAGCCATATCAACGATGCGGTCGGCCGGGTGTTCGACGAGTCGCAGATCTTCCGCATCGACCATTACCTCGGCAAGGAGACGGTGCAGAACCTGCTGGTGCTGCGCTTCGGCAATGCCCTGTTCGAGCCGCTGTGGAACGCAGGCCACATCGATCACGTGCAGATCACCGTGGCCGAGACGCTCGGTGTGGGCCGGCGCGGTGCTTATTACGACCGTTCCGGCGCCCTGCGCGACATGGTCCAGAACCACATGCTGCAGCTCCTGTGCATGGTGGCGATGGAGCCGCCGGCCTCGCTGTCGCCGGATGCGGTGCGCGACGAGAAGCTCAAGGTGCTGCACGCCCTCAAACCCATCGACGGGCGCAACGCCATGCAGCTCACGGTGCGCGGCCAGTACCGCGCCGGCGTGGTCGACGGCCAGAAGGTGCCGGGCTATCAGGAGGACCTCGGCGGCAAGCCGAGCGATACCGAAACCTTCGTCGCGCTCAAGGCCGAGATCGGCAACTGGCGCTGGGCCGGGGTGCCGTTCTACCTGCGCACCGGCAAGCGTCTGGCGCAGCGGGTGTCGGAGATCGTGGTGGCATTCAAGTCGGTGCCGCATTCCATCTTCGACGCCACCGTGCCGCTGGCGCAGAACCGTCTGGTCCTCAGGCTGCAGCCGGACGAGGGGGTGAAGCTGTGGCTCACCATCAAGCACCCGGGTCCTGGCGGCCTGCGACTGCGCCACGTGCCGCTGGACATGAGTTTCGCCGAGGCCTTCGGCGTGCAGCAGCCCGATGCCTACGAACGCCTGTTGCTGGACGTGGTGCGCGGCAATCCCACCCTGTTCATGCGCCGCGACGAGGTCGAGGCAGCCTGGCGCTGGGCCGATCCCATCCTTGCCGCCTGGGCGGCCAGCGGCGAGGCGCCGCGGCCCTATGCCGCCGGCAGCTGGGGTCCGACCGCGGCCGTGGCGCTGATCGAGCGCGACGGCCGCACCTGGAACGAAGACAGCGAATGA
- the pgl gene encoding 6-phosphogluconolactonase — MSADHIRRHTYADPESLARALAERVEATLREGVSARGQAVLAVSGGSTPVRFFEELSHRALDWARVTVTLVDERWVDEASERSNARLVKRHLLKGPAAAATFVPLYTGAETPEAGCAEARRRIAALPRPFDVVVLGMGEDGHTASFFPGGDRLAEALDPDNPALVVPMRAQGAGEPRITLTLPLLLDTRLLVLHIEGETKRAVLEAALAEPDPSRRPVSAVLQQPRTPVEIYWAP, encoded by the coding sequence ATGTCCGCCGATCACATCCGCCGGCACACCTATGCCGACCCCGAAAGCCTGGCCCGCGCACTGGCCGAGCGTGTCGAGGCCACCCTGCGCGAAGGCGTGTCCGCACGCGGGCAGGCCGTGCTGGCGGTGTCCGGTGGCAGCACGCCGGTGCGTTTTTTCGAGGAGCTCTCACACAGGGCGCTGGACTGGGCCAGGGTCACGGTGACCCTGGTCGACGAGCGTTGGGTGGACGAAGCCAGCGAGCGATCCAATGCCCGGCTGGTGAAACGGCATCTGCTGAAAGGGCCGGCGGCGGCGGCCACTTTCGTGCCGCTCTACACCGGCGCCGAGACGCCCGAGGCCGGCTGTGCCGAGGCGCGCCGACGCATCGCGGCGCTGCCGCGCCCGTTCGACGTGGTGGTACTCGGCATGGGCGAGGACGGCCACACCGCCTCGTTCTTTCCCGGCGGCGACCGCCTGGCCGAGGCGCTGGATCCGGACAACCCGGCCCTGGTCGTGCCCATGCGCGCCCAGGGCGCCGGCGAGCCGCGCATCACCCTGACGTTGCCGCTTTTGCTCGACACCCGGCTGCTGGTGCTGCACATCGAGGGCGAAACCAAGCGCGCGGTGCTGGAGGCCGCCCTTGCCGAACCCGATCCGTCGCGCCGGCCGGTGAGCGCGGTGCTGCAACAGCCGCGCACGCCAGTGGAGATCTACTGGGCGCCCTAG
- a CDS encoding bifunctional 4-hydroxy-2-oxoglutarate aldolase/2-dehydro-3-deoxy-phosphogluconate aldolase, with protein sequence MQDKQTRVEAVMKLAPVIPVVIIDEARHAVPMARALVAGGIRAIEVTLRTQAALDAIRAIAAEVEGAVVGVGTVLSGHDLAAAERAGARFAVSPGAAPGLLDAADDSALPLLPGVATASEAMILLERGYRHLKFFPAVPAGGVKLLGAWASPLPQLRFCPTGGIGLANAPDFLALPNVLCVGGSWLVPPERLAAGDWAGIEQLAREASMLRRPHA encoded by the coding sequence ATGCAAGACAAACAGACCCGTGTCGAGGCGGTGATGAAGCTCGCGCCGGTGATCCCGGTGGTGATCATCGACGAGGCGCGCCACGCGGTGCCGATGGCGCGCGCGCTGGTCGCCGGTGGCATCCGCGCGATCGAGGTGACGCTGCGCACGCAGGCCGCGCTGGATGCGATCCGCGCGATCGCCGCGGAGGTGGAAGGCGCGGTGGTCGGCGTCGGCACCGTGCTCTCCGGGCATGACCTGGCCGCCGCCGAACGCGCCGGCGCGCGCTTCGCCGTCTCGCCCGGCGCCGCCCCCGGCCTGCTCGACGCCGCCGACGACAGCGCGCTGCCGCTGCTGCCCGGCGTCGCCACCGCGAGCGAGGCGATGATCCTGCTCGAGCGCGGCTACCGGCACCTGAAGTTCTTTCCCGCCGTGCCGGCCGGCGGCGTCAAGCTGCTCGGCGCCTGGGCGAGCCCGCTGCCGCAGCTGCGCTTCTGCCCGACCGGCGGCATTGGCCTGGCCAACGCGCCGGATTTCCTCGCCCTGCCCAACGTGCTGTGCGTGGGCGGCTCCTGGCTGGTACCGCCGGAGCGGCTCGCCGCCGGCGACTGGGCCGGCATCGAGCAGCTGGCGCGCGAGGCTTCCATGCTGCGGCGCCCACACGCCTGA
- a CDS encoding GntR family transcriptional regulator: MESILNQEYRRLCDESPSQPLVYLRLRQAIRNVIDRREIEPGHALPSERELAQSLGISRVTVRKALAGLVEEGLLTQRHGAGTFVAERIVKPISRLTSFTEDLRARGLNPRSEFFERGIGEVTPEEAMAMNLSPGTAVVRLHRVRYAGDEPLAIERSVVPASALPDPSLVRDSLYEALEARGCRPRRALQRLRAVLLTAQHAHLLHVSPGSAGLAIERRSFLDDGRIVEFTSSWYRGDVYDFVAELHAE, from the coding sequence ATGGAATCCATCCTGAATCAGGAATATCGCCGGCTCTGTGACGAGTCACCTTCGCAGCCTCTGGTGTACTTGAGGCTGCGGCAGGCGATCCGCAACGTGATCGATCGGCGCGAGATCGAGCCCGGCCATGCCCTGCCGAGCGAGCGCGAGCTGGCGCAGAGCCTGGGCATCTCGCGGGTGACCGTGCGCAAGGCCCTTGCCGGCCTGGTCGAGGAGGGCTTGCTCACCCAGCGCCACGGCGCCGGCACCTTCGTCGCCGAACGCATCGTCAAGCCGATCTCGCGGCTGACCAGCTTCACCGAGGATCTGCGCGCCCGCGGGCTCAATCCGCGATCGGAATTCTTCGAGCGGGGCATCGGCGAGGTCACGCCGGAAGAGGCGATGGCGATGAACCTGTCGCCCGGCACCGCCGTGGTCCGGCTGCATCGCGTGCGCTACGCCGGCGACGAGCCGCTGGCGATCGAGCGCAGCGTGGTGCCGGCCAGCGCGCTGCCCGACCCGTCGCTGGTGCGCGATTCGCTCTACGAGGCGTTGGAGGCGCGTGGCTGTCGACCCCGTCGCGCCCTGCAGCGGCTGCGGGCCGTCCTGCTCACCGCCCAGCACGCCCATCTGCTGCACGTCTCGCCCGGCAGCGCGGGCCTGGCCATCGAACGCCGCAGCTTCCTGGACGATGGCCGCATCGTCGAATTCACCAGCTCATGGTACCGGGGCGACGTTTACGACTTCGTCGCGGAGTTGCATGCGGAGTGA